The genomic region TAAGAGGCTTGTAAAAATAGAACTGTCTCACCAGTGCAGAACTCCAAATGTATTTTGCTTCTGAAGTGCATTGAAGTGCtctatgttttgatttttcatcttTCTTCCATTCCTGCATATTAAAGAAGGGTCATTGTAGATTTACCCTGAGAGTGTAATAAATGTTGTATCATAATATGTTTTCTACTTTGATATTCCACTGAAATTTCTTGCAGTCATTTTTTCCATAGGTGAATTTAATTTGACATGGAAGTTCTCTCTCACTGCAATTTGCATGTTGCTGTGAATTGGAAACAATTGCGGAGTATTCAGCTTCCCAAGTTCCACTCTACTCAAAATCTCTCATTGCACTTGGTTTTCTGTGTTTAGACCTGATGTGACCAAGTTGCAGGTTTAAAGAAAGAATGAACCGTCTGTTGTGTTAATTATATTCTGTGCTTTTGTCGGACCTTTCATCTCAGGATTTCAATGCATTTTACACTGCTTAAATCTTCAAACACCTGTATAGAGTAGAGACTAGTATTATCATTTTACAGACAGCTAAACTGGGGCTTTGAGAGGTTAAGTAATTAGTCCATAGTTACACCATCTGGCAGTGGCAGAGCCCAGAATACCAAATGCCTTTAACCCCCTAACTAGACAATATAGGTAGATGAAGTGTCTGTGTATTAGGAGGAAGTGTGTCTAATGGTGAGAGAAGATTAGAAGTCAGGAGTTGAGGAAACTATTTCTCGTTCTGCCACTGACTAGGTCTGTGACTTTTGATAAGTCCCTTAGGTCTTTTCTACATGAGGAAGTTGCACAAGTATAACTTGAGTCATCTTTTAAACTGATACAAGGCTTGTCTGCAGCAACAATCAGTCCATGGCAAGCAGCGGTGTGACTACCCTGCAGTAGTCTGTGAGGGGACCCAGCTGAAATGTATTAAGTTAGTTAATGCCATTTGATTAGCTCCATATCAAAGAGGACTAAATCAAAGGTCATTAATGAATTACTAATGGGAGTCAGCAAGGTCCGCACACACAGTTAGTCCACAGCAATCTTGTGCCAGGTAGAGTCACACCCGACCTTGCAGCAAACAAAATATTCCTATAGTCTAATCTTTAATTAAACTGGTGCTAAAGGCTCTGcagacactcttatttcagtatgagtgtcttattttggtttagctaaACCTGTTCCTAATCTATTCAAGCTAACCTGCAATAATCCACTCTTAAGCTGAAATAAGAGTCCGCACTGCTTtgtgtggaggtggttttattatgtcagcgggagagctctctcccatcagcatagcgcGGCTACACGAGCGATGTTACAGCAGTGCTGCAGTAAgctcgctagtgtagacatgcccttagtgtgTTGAAATTCACACCTTAAGTTATACGGGGCAACAAACCATCTGTTGACAAAACCTCTTTCTCTCTGCTGGTCTGAGTCTCTGCTGCCTCACACCCTGAGAAGTCagtcacacctgtgcaaagtgtgtgtgaCACAGCGGTAACATTTTGCGCTCACTTTGTGCAGGTGTGAGTGACTACACAAAGTTGCAAGAAGAAAGTGAAGAATCGGGCTCTTTGCCTAAGAAGATtttgcatctgtaaaatgaataATATTTGAGATCTGGAATAAAAATTGCTATAAAGTGAAAATGATCAATTAGTATATTTTATtacaatgtttaaaataaaaaatatatatattttaaaatgagagaGGCAAAAGTTGGTGCAAAGGAAGGATCCTTAGCCCTTCAGCTTCCATGGGGGACACCTGGAGAAAAGATGATGGAAGgacttttttcttaaataaaaggaaaaccaAGGTTTCATTGTTTGCATTCCATGTGTTCCCCAGTTCTTTGTCTAGATGCTTTATGGTATATATTGATGCCTATCTCATGTGACAAGCTTACGACATTGACCAAAATTTCCTGGCAGTTTGGGCTCTGAGTCGGAACAACACATTGTGTGATCGCTATTAGTTCTTTGCAAAGCCGCTGCACTGAGCTGAAAAATAAAGAGCAGCGACTTGTGGACTTTTTGACTGTTCATTTTAATGATGCATCTGCTGAGGTGGTTTGGGCTGCGCTCTGGAGTAACTTGCACTAATATCTGTTAAAAACAATAACATTTCTTGCATTCCCTTCTGATTGCAGTGTGCTAATGCTTTGTCCTGTGGCATAGATTGTGATTTGTAATAATATATATGCTGAAACATGGACCTTCTCCACTCAAGAACATGTTGAGATCATGAGACACTATCTTAATTTTGAGGGTTCAAGTGGGCTGAAGATGCCGTTGAAAAGTGCAATTTTttaaagggtggtggtggtggtgtgctgGACTGGGACTTGAAAAATCTGGGTTCAATTTCAGGCTCTCACACTTCCGTTGTTGCCTTGGGCAAGTAATTTAATCTCTcagaaatggagataatatttcctttctcccatcctcAGGTCTGGTCTCTTTATGTTGTAAGCTCTTTTCCTGTgtatttgtgcagcacctagcacaatggggctccaatcTCAGTTGAATCCCACTGCACTGTTATAATGCAAACAAATAATCATGTCAAAGTACATTTGAAAATGGAATGTATTTCCTCAGCTGAGTGAGGAAGTGGAGCATGTAGCTGAGCATCCAGAGCcagtggaggagggagaaatggATGACGATCAGGAGGATACCAGCTCCGCTATTTTACCAGGTGAGAGCTGCCGATCCAAAAGTCCTCTATCAAGTGCCTAATAAAAACTGCTTGTTTTGAATGGTCTTTTGGGGAGCAGTTGAAATAATAAATGGCTCATTGTCAGGAATGAAGTACTGTGCCAAAGGGAAGCTGAAGAGTTCCTTACCCATGAGACCACATCACTGTGTCTCCTCTGCTACAGATATTAACCTGGAGTTAGAACCAAGCCAAAGAAAATCCAGCAAAATCCATTTGAAAGGAAATGCTTCTCTGCCTCAGAAGGGTGAAGTGTTGAGCTGACCCTGCTGGGATTTGAATGTGCAATTCCAGGGAGTTAGTGTATTGCAACTTTGCAGCATAGGCATTGTCTACCTAAGCAAGTTGCACTGGTTAAACAGAACGTGTGGTTTTAAACCAGtttagggcctgtctacactacagagttttgtcgacAATAGTTCTGCCGctttaattaaactgctgttgcatgtccacactatgcttctTGTGTCGGTAGAGCGCATCCACAATAGCAGCTCTTGCATctacacagagagcagtgcacagtGGGTGCTTATCCCACTGTGTAATTGGCTGCAGTGCGCTTTggaaagggtttgcaatgcctcatggggcaggtgcAGTGTCACGTGATgaaggtttctcaatcccatggttccaggggcatcctatacattgccagctgcttttcaactgaagtgtaggagggagagggagagagagagagtgtgtgtgtgtgtgtgtgtgttgtgggggagacagaaacaGTATGTGTTGGTGGAGAGTGTGTCGGCATgctctctaagttcagacagcagcctgAACAACCAACCttgaggcaggaggagggggacacccccTCTCACATCAGCCTCGGCTCTCTCCCCTTCGccccccagcagcctgctctgctctgcctcctcgtGTTGAGGAGAGCAGGATTCCACATGAatggttctgtgattccctccaagttctcccacagcctcttCAGCTGCTGGGAGAGCATCCTCAGCCGCtctgtgagctctccacgctgaggaatgtcaaagcttcctggagctttgaaaggggagcgGTTCCTGCCTGCATAGCTAGATGCAGAGCAGCCAAGTTCAAACCAGTGAGTAGAGCACTCTCAGTGGGAACTGTGGGACACTgggggaggccagttatggtgacaTAATGAATGGCAGCATCACCACTGATGCTTTGTTGCTTTAACTTTTCAGCGAAAAGCTCCATGCCTcttgtcgaggtggttttattttgttggcaaaacagCGAGAGTTTTGCCGCCAAAAGTAGCTTTGTAATGTGTACACCTCCCTTGTTTTGTcgaaactgtgtagtgtagacaaggcctaagttacAGCACAGTAAATACTGCGTGGATGTGCATTTTGGTTTAAATCATTTTGGTTTGCAATTTAGATAGTTTACACCTATTCTTAATCAACAAAATGTCCATACTCGCTTTTgcacttgtttaaaaaacaatgtaAGTTTAATTGGTGCAATTTTCTTGTGTAGATAAGGCCCTACTTCTTTAGGCTGTCCTCTCCTGGCAGTAACTTTGTGGGAATGGCCTGTGTGACAGTGGAATCACATTATTTGACTAGGCACATGTTCATTGGGAGCTTTTAAAGGGTCAGTATTTGCTATGGTAAGGAACAAACATCTCAGCATGCTCTTACATTTGAAGGATAGGGCATACTGTGGCATGATAAAGGCTGATTTTTTTGTATATGGCCCCCTCATGTAAAAGACCAAATTGTCAAAATACAGCCACCACTTCTTGCATGTGCCATTTATAACACCCATTTGTGTGTGCATCTATATAGCACACATAGTTACACCTCCTTGTGTGTAAGTCAAGTATTGGTTCTTAAAAGTTGTGCAGGCAAGTCGTGGGCGGGGGTGTGTATACATACCAAGGGAAGCTGATTAAAGGACTTTGGACAGTATTACCCATCCTGTTGATAACGATAGTGAAAGTgtttgagagagatttttttctaGCGTTAACTGGAATCCTTCTCATATGCAACTTTATATAATATGCATACGGAGTTAGGTGTTAGACTTTAGTCTTTAAAAATGTAAGGATAACATATAATTGACTGACTTCTAACCTGGTGCatgcatagggttgccaactttctactcgcataaaaccgaacacccttgccccgccccatctctgaggtcctgcccctgctcattccacacacccctccccccatcgctcACTCTCACCACACTCACTctctcattttcaccgggctggctcaggggatagggatgtgagaggaggtgagagctccagctggggtgcgaggtctggggtggagccagggatgagggatttggggtgcaggtggggcggAGGGGGTCGGAGTGCAGGAGGTGGTGTGAGGGCTCAAGCTGggagtgcagactctggggtgggtctgaggggtttggggtgtaggagggtgctccggctGTGGCgggggtggagccgaggggttcagagtatgggagggggctccgggctgaggcaggaggttggggaatgggaggggagtgagggctctgggctggtgggggggcataaatgaggggttcagggtatgggacgAGGCTCCGGGCTGGACCAAGGgtttcggagggcaggagggggattgggggaggggtgcaggctccaggcggcgcttgcttcaagcagctcccagaagaagCAGCGTGTCCCCCCTccggcagctctgtgcactgcccctgtggctcccattggccacagttcccagccaatgggagctgtggaaccaGTGCTTGAGGCGGGGGCAACGTGCGGAACCCCCTTTCTGCCCCTACATgtgggagccggaggggggacatgtcactgcttccaggagccgcatggagccacggcaggcagggcgcctgccttagccccgctgcgccgccagctggacttttaacagcctggtcagcagtactgaccagagccgccagggtccctttttgaatgggtgttctggtcaaaaactggacacctagtAACCCCAGGCATGCACGATGCAGTTAGCTAGCTACATAAGAGCACTACAGTGCTCAAAGCCTCTGTGTTGATGCATAGATTAAATGTGATCAGGATTAGTTGGTTCAGACTTGGGAGAGATGAGTCTTTTATGCTGTGGAAAAAAAGGCTCCATCAGGGGACTTTTCACTCTCAACTCTGAATTTTTCAGCTGAACTAGCCTCTATTGTGTCCCTAGGCACAATCCGTAATGCAGGAGGTAAAACAAAGGCAGAACCCTCTCCTTACTGATTACACCTCATCATGTTCATGGGAAGTAACAGCCGACTGTTTGCTTGTCAAaaaacattatttatttgttcttgtattttaaattaaactaagCCTGTTCCCTCTCATTTCAAATGGTTCATCTTGAAATTAATGCTCTGCATGATTCAGTGTGGAAGACTGTAAGTAAATACACGTACAAATTTTAATCCCATATTTTGTTCAGTCCTAGATAGTGAATTGGGTACCAGTAGCCCTTCTGTGCGTTTCAGCAAGACCTGCCTAAAGAATGTCTTTTCAGTAATTCTCCTCTTCATTTATCTGCTGCTTATGGCTGTAGCTGTGTTCCTTGTCTACCAAACTATCACTGACTTCAGGGAAAAGCTCAAACACCCAGTGATGTCTGTCTCTTACAAGGAGGTGCCCTTGTACGATGCACCTGGTAAGTCTCTGGATACAAATCATCGTAATGGTGAAGTCCAATTATATCTCAAGATGTCATTCAAATCTTTGCATGCGTTCCTGACAGTGTTTTCATGTAACAAGTGCTGGTGCCATTTACTCTCCATGTGGGTCCAAATGATGCAAAAAATGCTTTGGGctttgcttctttttttgtttAACCCATGGTGGTGGTGACATCAATGCATGGAACCTTTTCTCGGTTATTATGAGACAGATTTGCTGAATCTGAACATATATAATGTTAATACTAGCTTTAGAGGCTCATGCAGCTCTTCAGGAGCTCATATGAGGCTTTTTTGCAGTCCACAGACTTGAATGGGCTCATCTTGATCTCTTGGGAGTGAGAAGAGCATTGACCACAGGAGTGCTCCTTAAGCTACTTAACCTAGCCAAAGCAGCATGGCTGACTGCTAGGATCCCTGCCCCTCGAAGTATCAAGGAAATAATGTTGGTCAAAAGAAGGCAGAGCTTTTACATTAAAAGGATTTTATAGGCAGCCACAAAATCATCATACTGTGATAGTCTGCTTTTGCACTGGCATTGCATCAGTAGGCAGTGACAGTGAAACAGCTCCACCGTATCAATATCACAACACAACATCAGAGCATCATATGGCAGTTATTTGGTGACTAttacttttattaaaatgttttggAGTAGTGTTGTGGgtttgtatatatataaaaaatttaACCACTTAATATTCACAGTGTGGTAGAGCATACAGTTCAAATCAGCATTAGCAGCGGCTTACTCAAAGGGACACagtcaacttaaaaatcacacttctgtctgaaaatgttACCACCTACTCTTGTTAGGAGTAATCCCTCCCATCACTATTGTTGAAAGATTAGAGAGAAAATATTTGGGGGTTTTGCAGCTATACtgtgtgcatttgacagcattcTGTGTATAGTTAATTTAATTATTTCCTCTGTAGTCAGTTAGGCCTCAATTCTGCAGTCAGACCTTTGTGGAGAGCTGCATTCACAAGCTCAGGTGTCTACTGACATGGATCTGATTGTAAGGTCAGGGCCTTTGTCTGTTTCCCCTATGGTTTGTGTGAGTCTTTCACACAGCGACAGGGgagaaagacatttaaaaaaaataatctaattataaaaccacaaaaattggcagggagcccagaggcAGTTGTAGGACCTGAAAttacttttaactttttttaaaactgaccaGATTTTTCTTCCAAGCATGGAACACTGGAGATCTGCACAATGTATTTTAGATGCTCTCCACTACCCTTTTTGACTTCTTATGTGAGGGCAGACAGGTTATTTCAGTAATTGGTGTAGGTTTATAAATCTTATGGTCATTTATCACAtgtagcattttatttatttatagtagtTGATCTACATTATCTTCAAGCAAATCTGTGTTTCCTAGACTAAATGTGGCCTAAGAGCTTTGCTGGTTTTTATGAGAGGGAAGCCGGAAAGAAAAACATGAAGTTTTTATACCCACCATTGGACTTGAGCATTGTGGTACTTTATGCTAAATATATTAGTTGCAGCGTGGGTGAAAAAAATAGCCTGCCAACCTGATAACAAAAGTGATGAGAGAGGATAATTTGTTGACACGTTTGATACCTTTGATTTAGCTTGATATAGTATTTAGTAATTAGAATGCCTATTTGATGCCATAGGAAGGAACatctttttgcttttcttttgtcAGCCAGTGACTTTAGAGAGTCCATGGACAGTACATTACTTCTGTTGTATATTCCCAATATGCATTTATACAGTATggtttaagggcttgatccagtaAAACAGTTAATACTTTAAATATTTgaggactcccattgacttccataggcctattcacatgtttaagtgcttttctggattggggttttagggcctgatccagcacctTCTGAtgttaatggaaagattcccgCTGACTTcggtgggctttggctcaggccctgaaaGAGAAACAGGCAAGGGTTTTGTTTTCTTGGTTTTTTTATCCTGCTGCTCAGGgcttaatcctgcaaggtgctgagcactctagcCCTGGTCCAGCAGAGTTAAGCACATGTTAACTTGGAATGCTTTGTTGGATCtgggagctcagcaccttgcaggattaaaTCTTAGAATGACAGTCCACTTGGGCAAGAAATCAACTCTCATTTACATTTCTTccaacttttttcccctgaaacagGTATTGCACTTTACCCAGGCAAGGCTCAGCTGCTTAGCTGCAAGCATCATTACTATGATCACATTCCGCCTCTGATAAACCCAGGTCAGCCAGGAGAAATTGAGTGCACCACTCAGAGAATCAACTACACAGATCCTTTTACTAATCAAACCATGGTAATAATTAAAAAGACAAAGGAACAGAGTTCAGCGGATGGGGTTGTTTTGTGCACTTCAGCATTCCAAAGTAACAGTATATGTTATGCAGGAACTGCTGTGAAATacttgctttcttttttcttaaCATTTTTTGAACAATCAGTCCTTATTTTTAGAAATGTGACAGAGATCAGTTGGTTATTTTATTGTGGATGCTCAGATAGCTGAGTGATATGTGTGTCATAAGAATCTGAATAGAATGGAACGGAATAGATATTTTTGACAGTGCAACTTTTGGTTCATTTCCTATAAAAATCAAAACTGACATGCAACTTTAGATTGTGAGATATGTTCAATTTGTTGAATCCTGCTTTGGCTGAAGGCAGAAGTTTTTCCATGGACTTTCAGTTGGAGCAGGACAGGTCCTTAGATTCCCTTTTTACATATTCCATGTGTGGCTGTACATACATATATTGTAATATCATTTTTACCAAACTTGCTGGAATCTTCATGTGAATTTGGCGCCCAACTAAACTGATTAGAATTAGGAAGACGCACTGAATATCAAGTGAACCCATAGTGGTGATGCTCACGTAAAAAGGAATCGAGTTGTAGTTCACCTTTATTTGCTGCATTTGCAAGAGCAATTTTTGATCATATttagataattttaaaataaaaacagactGAAACATGCCAGTTAGTTGAGTTTAAAATGGTTGTTCATGTTTAATTTACTCTTTTTAAAGCTGTCTGTGTAAACACCCCTTCATGCCAACCATTTTTTCCTCTTGTTTGCTTTTCCCATGGTCTGTCCACTTCTTTCtggggagctgccccccacccctcttcttTGTGTTGATATTTATTTCAGAGCAAAGGCTGTTAGGTTCAATTGtaatgtgttctctctctctctgcccgtgTCAGTCTGCTAAAATCCTGCATTTTGTGCTGCATGTATTAGATACCTGTTAAGAATCTTGGTGCTCTGATCTTGCGCTTGACTCCACACTATCAGACCTCTCTGCCTGTGCGGAGAGTCCCATTGGAGTCAGCGGGACTTCTCCTGCGGGCAacaaattgcaggatcagggatcTGTATTGAACATGCTGTCTGGTATGCAACTTCATGTACAATAGTATGTTTTCTCTGTTTAAAGTGGGGTTCTGCTCCCTGACATCACTTTTCAAAGCCTGTCAGTCAAGGTTTGTCTGTCGTTCATTTGAGATGTTTGGGCTAGATGAGTGACATTCTGTTTTGCAGGGAATCCCCACCTTCTCCTCAGGTAGGCTCTCAAGTCATCCAGGGGCTGCTGGAAGAGGCTTTTGGGATCCAATCTTGCATTCCTTGTGCACATGCAACTCTCAGTGACTTCAAGGCAGGTTGGAGTCAATAGGAGGTGTGATTCCATAAAGAATGTATGATTGGGCCCTGACAAGGTACTGGTCTTTGTAACATACATGAGTAGCCTGTAGCAGTGGCACAGAACAGTATCATActtacatagcacctttcatccaaatcTCAGAGCATTTTACAAGTGTTAATTAGTTAGCACTTCTTTTACTGATGGAGAAACTGGGATGTAGAGGCTAAATGTTGCCCCAGGTGAGAAACCAGAGTTCCTGGACTCACAATCCACTAGATTGTACCCTCTCACCTTACAATAATCTTACTGCAATGTCATGGACTTTTACTAGAGTATTTTATGGAACACTGCTCTTCCAGTGGGCCTCCACCTAGGATATGTCCACATTTTTTAGCCTTGGGTGGGAATGTGCCGGGGAGGCTGGCCCCTCTGCCACTCGTGATGCTGGGCCCGCACTATATTTTTAGGGTATTATTTTGGGAGAGCTGACATGGGTATGGCTCCTTGAACTGGGACTcacaccagtgttccctctaatttttcccatccatgtgcggaatggaTTTTggtatgtgcaccaatatggaggtggtaTGTgacacctccatattggtgcacataacaaaattcatgtggtgggggtggggctgagaggttcagagtgtgggagggggctcagggctggggcagagggttgtggtgcgggggggtctgggctctggggtggggctggggataaggggttgtggggtgcaggctgccctgggactgcagtggggagagatgactccccccagccctctctcgccgcagcagctggggccgggggagaggtgcctctccctggcGGCGGCAGCTCCGGTGGGCCTGGTCTGGCCAAAGGagggtctcctctcccagcagCTCTGGTGGGCCTAGGAAAGGGCTTCTTTCCCTGGCAGctccggcagggctgggccaggccaggtcgagggaggggctcctctccctcgGCCACGGCAAGTCTGGGCAGAGCAGGTCCATGTTGGGGCCAGTggggaggggcgcctctccctgccgtggtgagattctgtggcctgcattgtgcaggaggtcagactagatgatcataatggtcccttctgaccttaatgtctatgagtctataagtccatgctgggggagaggcatccCTGGGtggggcttaataggcagctgcgcGGCCGCACAGTTTAGAGGGAACTTACActcacccctccctgccctgctcctcccagcttgaagtgtagacatacttctAGACTAGCCAGGATCACTCTTCAGGTTCCAAGAGCTGAAAAATCATTCTCACTGGACATCTTAATTGCTGTGTACTTACCCCAGGCATGAAAATCCCCATGTATACTAGGTTTCTGCCATACATTAGTGACAGGAAATGaggattcttttacttttttcataGTTCTGTCAAtaactctgtctctttctctgtgctTATAGAAACATGCTTTGATTGTCCAAGGACCTCGAGATGTGAAGAAAAGGGAACTGGTGTTTCTGCAGTTCCATTTAAATGAAACAGACCAGGATTTCAGTGCAATAAACTATCTTCTGTTCTCTTCTTTCCAGGAGTTCCTCAACAGGTATGCACAGGAATAAAGGGTGTGGCCTAGCAAATATACTGTAAGATGCATATTGTTACTAGTAGAATGAAAGTAGGGCTTCTTGTTATCCACTGCTGTTTTTACTGATTTTAGGTGTGTGTTTGGGCTAGCTTGGGGCACTCTCATGCCTTGGAAAAACTGGTTTCTAGTCATGAATGTTGGTGACTGAAGAATTTTGAGCTGTGGAAATGGTTTTCATTGGCAAAAATCACCTCTGATCAATGCTGCCACCACTCATCACTTGCCTTTTGGCCATTCAGTATCTTTGGTGCAGTCTGTGCTGCTGCTATGGATGACCTGGAagtgaaatacagacaggaaatacattttaaagagtgattatttttctgtttttatttctgtTAGGGGTTTTTAAAATCAATGATTAAAAAGAATCAGTGATGTTTTATCTGAAAGCTTAAACATAGTTACTCCGGTCCCTCGTGTAAGGCTCTACAAAACGATTCACCTGTTCGGGTGGGAGTTTCAAAAGCACTCTGCATCCGACaaactctgcttccattgaagtgaatggtaaaactcccacagtatctctgcactgcagctgggagcaagccggGCTTGTGCTTGTGGGGATCACGCTggcgcactaaaaatagcagtgtggacattgctttgatgttgtggcttgggctcagaagaccctccccctccccagcttgagcgcctaagctccagcctgagctgcaacatctacttagctatttttagtgcactagcgtGAGACCTGCCAGGCTCTCTTCCAgttgcagtgtagccatatccccattgactgcagtgggagcagaattaatCCAACACTGAGCATTTTGAAAACCTCACCCTTTGATTGAGCCTCCCTTACCTGctccggcgggggaggggggggggcactgttATTCAGTCTTTGCATTTAATTACAATTACTTGgttctgctgctctctctggccctgacccaaagcccactgaagtcaatgggagtctgcctttctattgatttcaataggctttaAATCAGGTCCTACATTGGGAAAACAGTAATATTCACACACGTGGTAAGAGAAAAGAGAGCAGTGCCagaaaaaacacacaccacaGCATAGTTCATATGGATTATGGGGACAGCCAGTCCTCtgaggcggggaggggagaaTAATATTTTTAGTATTATCATCCTCAACATTTGTATTTCTGTAGCTTCTAGAGGCCTCAGCCAGGTTGGGGCCTGATTGGACAGCAGCCAGCACAAACATAGAACAGATGCCtcaacgggcttaaattgcaggtgCTTTTTGGtaacaaataattgatttttctgaAAAATTTTCCACAAAGCATTTTTCAATGGTTAAGGGAAAACATTGGCTTTCATAATAAGTACTGATCTTCTGTAATCTTACTTAGTGCCTGAACATCCCAGAAAGTATCAATGTCCAGGTATTTCAAATG from Mauremys mutica isolate MM-2020 ecotype Southern chromosome 3, ASM2049712v1, whole genome shotgun sequence harbors:
- the PACC1 gene encoding proton-activated chloride channel isoform X3 produces the protein MDDDQEDTSSAILPVLDSELGTSSPSVRFSKTCLKNVFSVILLFIYLLLMAVAVFLVYQTITDFREKLKHPVMSVSYKEVPLYDAPGIALYPGKAQLLSCKHHYYDHIPPLINPGQPGEIECTTQRINYTDPFTNQTMKHALIVQGPRDVKKRELVFLQFHLNETDQDFSAINYLLFSSFQEFLNSPDKTEFMKDCESSYSSWKFSGGFRTWVKMSLVKTKEEDGRETVEFKQETSVVNYIDQRHKPASDQLFFVVFEWKDPFIQKVQDIVTANPWNMIALLCGIFLALFKAADFAKLSVKWMIKIRKRHLKRRSQAMNHIS
- the PACC1 gene encoding proton-activated chloride channel isoform X5, producing the protein MDDDQEDTSSAILPAVFLVYQTITDFREKLKHPVMSVSYKEVPLYDAPGIALYPGKAQLLSCKHHYYDHIPPLINPGQPGEIECTTQRINYTDPFTNQTMKHALIVQGPRDVKKRELVFLQFHLNETDQDFSAINYLLFSSFQEFLNSPDKTEFMKDCESSYSSWKFSGGFRTWVKMSLVKTKEEDGRETVEFKQETSVVNYIDQRHKPASDQLFFVVFEWKDPFIQKVQDIVTANPWNMIALLCGIFLALFKAADFAKLSVKWMIKIRKRHLKRRSQAMNHIS
- the PACC1 gene encoding proton-activated chloride channel isoform X2, yielding MLRQEIAAAYQELSEEVEHVAEHPEPVEEGEMDDDQEDTSSAILPVLDSELGTSSPSVRFSKTCLKNVFSVILLFIYLLLMAVAVFLVYQTITDFREKLKHPVMSVSYKEVPLYDAPGIALYPGKAQLLSCKHHYYDHIPPLINPGQPGEIECTTQRINYTDPFTNQTMKHALIVQGPRDVKKRELVFLQFHLNETDQDFSAINYLLFSSFQEFLNSPDKTEFMKDCESSYSSWKFSGGFRTWVKMSLVKTKEEDGRETVEFKQETSVVNYIDQRHKPASDQLFFVVFEWKDPFIQKVQDIVTANPWNMIALLCGIFLALFKAADFAKLSVKWMIKIRKRHLKRRSQAMNHIS
- the PACC1 gene encoding proton-activated chloride channel isoform X4, which encodes MLRQEIAAAYQELSEEVEHVAEHPEPVEEGEMDDDQEDTSSAILPAVFLVYQTITDFREKLKHPVMSVSYKEVPLYDAPGIALYPGKAQLLSCKHHYYDHIPPLINPGQPGEIECTTQRINYTDPFTNQTMKHALIVQGPRDVKKRELVFLQFHLNETDQDFSAINYLLFSSFQEFLNSPDKTEFMKDCESSYSSWKFSGGFRTWVKMSLVKTKEEDGRETVEFKQETSVVNYIDQRHKPASDQLFFVVFEWKDPFIQKVQDIVTANPWNMIALLCGIFLALFKAADFAKLSVKWMIKIRKRHLKRRSQAMNHIS